ACGCGCCGAGGTGTCAATGCCGTAAAAGCAAGAATTCATAACAGGCGGAGAGCTGATACGCACATGTACTTCTTTGGCGCCAGCCTCACGCAGCATGCGGACGATCCGATTACTCGTTGTTCCGCGAACAATGGAGTCGTCAATCATCACGACACGCTTGCCTTCCACTACCTTGCGAACCGCAGACAGCTTGAGATAGACAGCGCGCTCACGCAGCTCCTGACTCGGCTGAATGAAGGTACGTCCGACATAGCGGTTTTTGATCAAGCCGATTTCGTACGGAATTCCGGTCGCTTCCGCAAATCCGATAGCAGCAGAAATACTCGAATCCGGTACACCTGTGACGACATCAGCATCAATCGCGGATTCCAATGCCAGCTGCTTGCCCAAACGTTTGCGCGCCATGTGGACGTTGATTCCGTCGATGTCACTGTCCGGTCGGGCAAAATAAATGTATTCAAACGTACAAATCGAACGCTGTGTCGTTTCCGTATACTTGCTTTCGGTAATGCCATCCTTGTCGATGACGATCAGCTCACCCGGTTGCACATCACGCCAATACTGCGCGCCGATAATATCAAATGCACAGGTCTCGGACGCGACAGTGATCGCATCTCCGAGGCGTCCCAAGGACAGCGGACGCAAGCCATTCGGATCGAGGGCGATCACAAGCTGATTCTCGTTCATGACGAGAAGGGCATACGCCCCCTTGATGTATTGCAGAGCGTCCTTTACCGCTCCTGGCAAATCCTTGCACTCAGAGCGGGCGATCAGATGTGCGATCACCTCCGTGTCGCTGGTCGTCTGAAAAATGGAGCCCTTTGCTTCCAGTTCTTTTCTAAGCACAGCGGCATTTACGAGATTCCCGTTGTGGGCAACTGCCATACTGCCTTGTGCATAGCGGAAAAAGAGCGGTTGGGCGTTTTCAATCTTACTCGAACCAGCAGTCGTATAACGGGTATGACCAATTGCGATATGACCGCTGAACTTCTCCAGATCGCCCTTGCCAAAAGCCTCTGACACAAGACCCATTCCGCGGTGCTTATACCATTTCTCGCCGTCAGAGGCGCAGATACCTGCGCTCTCCTGACCGCGATGCTGAAGGGCGTGCAGACCCAGATAGGTCAATTGGGATGCTTCTTTGTGGTTGTAGATGCCAAAAACGCCGCATTCTTCATTCAATTTGTCCCAGATTAACCGATCAAACATGGAATCGCATCCTTCCAGGCTGCTTTCACCTCTTGAGTCGAAGCGTTGATTGCTTCTGTACCGTTCACGTTCACTACCAGACGATCACCGCCGACCGTACCGATGTTTTCAGCAGGTACGCCAAGTTCACCTGCCAATGCGAGAATCGCCGCCGCTTGCTCTCTAGAAGCACTGAGCAAGATGCGAGATTGAGATTCACTGAACAAGAGCACATCAGTACGCAGCTCGGACGTAAGAGTCACCTGCGCACCGACTCCTTTGCCGAAGCAAGATTCAGCCAGCGCGACAACCAGACCACCTTCGGACAGATCGTGTGCGGAGTTCACCAGACCTTGGCGAATCGCTGTGAGAATCAGCTTTTGTACTGCCGCTTCCTTGGTCAGATCGATTTGTGGAGGACGTCCGGAAATGCTGCCCGTAGCCATCTTTTGATACTCACTGCCGCCCAGCTCAGCGAAGGTCTCGCCCAACAGAATGATCGCGTCGCCTTCGTTTTTGAAATCCTGAGTCGTAATATGGTCAACATCAGTGATCAAGCCGACCATTCCCACCGTTGGGGTTGGATAGATCGCATCACCGCTGCGTTCATTGTAAAAAGATACGTTTCCGCCGATGACCGGAGCATCGAGTGCTACGCACGCTTCGCTCATGCCCTCGCACGATTTTTCAAATTGCCAGAACACCTCAGGCTTTTCCGGACTTCCGAAGTTCAGGCAGTCCGTAATCGCCAGCGGCTCTGCACCGGAGCAGACCACGTTGCGCGCAGATTCTGCAACCGCAATGGCACCGCCCACTTTTGGATCGAGGTACACATAGCGACCGTTGCAATCTGTACTCATAGCAAGAGCCTTGCGAGTACCGCGCACCATGACAACAGCAGCGTCAGAACCAGGCTTTACAGCTGTGTTTGCACGCACGATATGATCATATTGCTCATATACCCACGCTTTATTCGCCACGGTTGGCTGAGCCAGCAAGCTTTTCAGCGTACCATTCAGATCTTTCGGTTCTTGGATGGCTGCCAGCACATCTACATTCGCGTTTGCTTCGTAGTAAGCAGGCACCGCAGATGGACGGTGGTACACAGGCGCGTCGTCAGCCAAGCTGTCTACTGGCACCTCTGCTACTACCTCACCTTGGTGCAACAAGCGTAGCTTGCTGTCTTCGGTTACTTTGCCCACGACAGCGGACGCCAAACCCCATTTGTCAAAAATTGCAATCGCTTCTGCCTCTTTGCCTTTTTCCACGACGACGAGCATACGCTCCTGAGACTCAGACAGCATCATTTCGTATGCAGACATGCCAGCTTCGCGCTGTGGCACGAGGTCCAGATTCATTTCGATACCATTGCCCGCCTTAGACGCCATCTCGGAGCTGGAGCTGGTCAAACCAGCCGCTCCCATGTCCTGAATTCCGACAACGATACCCGTGTCGATCAGCTCCAGGCACGCTTCCAGCAGGAGCTTTTCCATGAATGGATCGCCGACTTGTACGGCCGGGCGTTTTTTCTCGGACTCTTCCGTGAGCTCTTCGGATGCGAAGGTCGCCCCGTGAATACCGTCACGCCCCGTGCTTGCGCCAACGTAGATAACAGGGTTGCCGATACCGGACGCTACCCCTTTTTGAATCTTTTCGTGGTCGATCAAGCCGACACACATAGCGTTGACTAGTGGGTTTCCTTCATACGTAGGGTCGAAATTCACTTCTCCACCTACAGTAGGAATCCCGATGCAGTTCCCGTAGCCTGCGATACCTGCTACGACGTTTTCGAACAAATATTTGACGCGAGGAGATTTTAGCTCCCCGAATCGAAGCGAGTTGAGCAGCGCAATCGGACGCGCACCCATCGAGAATACGTCACGGATGATACCGCCCACTCCAGTCGCGGCCCCTTGGTACGGCTCGATCGCAGATGGATGGTTATGGCTTTCGATTTTGAAAACAACCGCCTGATTGTCACCGATGTCGACAATACCCGCACCTTCCCCCGGTCCTTGCAAAACGCGAGGTCCTTTTGTCGGGAAACGACGTAGGACAGGCTTGGAGTTTTTGTAGGAGCAGTGCTCCGACCACATAACACTGTAGAGACCAGTCTCGGTCCAGTTCGGCTTGCGGCCGAGAATTTCTACGACACGCTGATATTCTTCGTCAGTCAGACCGATTTCTTTGTACAGTTTTTGATCGGCAATTTGTTCGGCTGTCGGTTCTTTATGCGTGAGTTGTGGCACTGTTCTGTTCCCTCCAAGTCTTCAGGATCGAGGTAAACATGCGGCGTCCGTCATCGGAAGTCATCCAAGAGTGGACGGCACGCTCCGGGTGAGGCATCATGCCAAGTACGTTTCCACGTTCGTTACAAATGCCTGCGATGTCTTCCAGTGAACCATTCGGATTCTCGCCATGATAGCGGAAAACGATCTGCTTGTTCGCTTTAAGCTTCGCTAGCGTTTCTTCATCACAGAAGTAGTTTCCTTCGCCGTGCGCGATTGGAATTTGGATGACTTCCCCTGCCGCGAAATCACGGGTAAAAGAAGTATCGTTGTTTTCCACACGCAATTCGGACAGCTTGCAACGGAATTTCAGTGAACGGTTGCGCAAGAGTGCTCCTGGCAACAGCCCAACTTCGGTCAGGATCTGGAAGCCATTGCAGATTCCCATGATCAGCTTGCCTTCTTCTGCTGCCTTCACCACTTGCTCCATGACGGGTGAAAAACGAGCGACTGCACCACAGCGCAGATAATCTCCATAAGAGAATCCACCTGGCAAGAGAATTGCATCATATTTAGAAAGATCTGTATCGGAATGCCATACGTAATCCACAGGCACTCCCATTACGTCTTCAACTGCGTTAAACAAATCAACGTCGGCGTTCGAGCCTGGAAAGACGATAACGGCTACTCGCATGTCCTTAGCCCTCCACGATATCAAAGCGATAGTCTTCTACCACCGTATTGGCCAATAGCTTTTCGCACATTTCACGTACACGCTCTTCGGCTTGCGCACGGTCAGAAGTGTTCAATTCCAGCTCCATGTACTTCCCGATGCGCGCATTGTTTACTTCATCAAAACCCAAGGTGTGCAGAGCACCTTTTACAGCGTGTCCTTGCGGGTCCAAAACACTCTCGCGCAATGTTACATAAACAACAGCTTTAAACATGTACGTCTCCTCCTAGTCTCGTAAGCATTTCTTTGTAAGCTTCCTCCACATTGCCCAAATCGCGGCGGAAGCGGTCTTTGTCGAGCTTTTCATTCGTTACCGAATCCCAGAAACGACATGTATCCGGGGATATTTCATCGGCGAGGAGAATCTCCCCGTCCGCTGTTTTTCCGAATTCCAGTTTGAAATCGACCAAGGTAATGTTGCGCTCGCGCAAGTAAGGCACGAGGACCTCGTTTACAGCAAGACCCATGCGCTCCAATGTCGCTTGGTCACTCTCGCTCGCAACCCCCAACACTTTGATATGGGAGGCATTCACCAATGGATCTCCCAGTGCGTCATCCTTGTAGTAAAACTCGACAACGGGCTGCGGAAGCACAGTTCCCTCTTCCATGCCAAGACGTTTGGCCAATGAGCCTGCTGCGATATTGCGAACAACTACCTCCAAAGGGATAATCTCCACTTTGCGAACAACTTGCTCTGTGGCGGACAGCAGACGGACAAAATGGTTGTCGATGCCCCGCTCCTTCAGCATGGTGAAAAAGATTGCCGTAATACGGTTGTTCAGCTCACCTTTTCCGGTGATTTGCGCCCGTTTCTCTCCATTGAATGCTGTTGCGTCGTCTTTGTACTCTACCCAGTACTGATCAGGCAATGATGTCCGATAAATACGTTTCGCCTTACCTTCGTAGAGTTGTTCCTGTTTTTCCACCGTAGGAGTCACCTTCCCAGTCAAAAAGGTTGAGTTTCGGTTAATTCACGAACGTTTCAACTACATTAAAACACAAACATACGCATTTATCAACGAAAAATGCTGGAATAGACTTCGACAAACGTTCGGGATTTACATTACATTCTTCTTCTCAACCTCACTAACATTCGCAAACTCATTATCCAAACTACCTCATATGCACATAGAGCCTACCCACGGAGCAGGCTCTTTTCTTTTGTTTATGATAAAATTGTCAGTGGTACAACCAATACGTGAAAGAAGGAATTTCAGATGTTTCCATTTGAAGTGTCTTTTCCTACCAAAATTTACTTTGGCATAGGCGAACTGGAACGTTTGGGCCAAGAAGCAAAATCGATAGGCCAAAAAGCATTGCTCGTCACAGGTGGCAATGCGGCCAAACGTACTGGTCTATTAGAACGCGCCAAGGCTCTATTGCAGGAAGCCCAAGTGGCGTATCTTGTTTTTGACAAAATCGAACCGAATCCGCGTACGGCAACGGTTGATGCTGGAGCTACTCTTGCTCGTGAGCATCAGTGTGACTTCATTCTGGCTATCGGTGGCGGCTCCGTAATGGATGCCTCCAAAGCGATTGCGGCGGCAGCCGTTTCCGGACGCCCTATTTACGATTACATGCGGGGAAATCCGAGCGGTTCTGGTCAATTACTGGTACCCGTTCAGGAAGCACTGCCGATCATGACCGTCCCGACAGTAGCCGCTACTGGTTCGGAAGCAAACCATATCAGCGTCCTGACTCATTGGGACACGCATGAAAAATCTTCGATCAACGGTCCAGCACTTTACCCGAAGATTGCCATTCTTGACCCGTCTGTCACCTTTACCGTTCCGGCTCGCGTCACAGCAGAGTCTTGCGCCGATATCTTTTCCCATCTGTTTGAAAACTATTTGATCAGCGCGGAAGGGACCCACGTTCAGGACGGGATTTCCGAAACACTCATTCGACTCGTCGTCGAGCACTCCATCACAGCGATCCAGCAACCAGACCATGCAGAAGCACGATCTACCCTTTTGTGGGCGAGCACGCTGGGCATCAGTCCCTTCGCTGCGGGCGGTCGTGGTGCTGGTATGCCGTTGCACGGAATTGAACACCCGCTGAGCGGAATCTACGATATGGCTCACGGTCGTGGACTAGCGATCCTGTCCCTTCCTTATTTTGAACAGGTGATTTTGCAAGACCGTCCAGAGAGACTAGCCCGTATGGGACGTCATTGTTTTGGTGTTACGATGGAGAACGAGGGCGAAGCAGCACGAGCAACGATTGAAGCCGTGCGCCGTTGGTATGAGCGCATGGGAATCACAGAACGTCTGTCTGACTTCGGTGTGACCCAACAATCGCTGGCCCAAATGGCTGAAGAAGCAGTTCGCATCGGCGGACGCGGAATCGGGTATCTGCCTAGCTCACGAAAATTGAATGAATCCGATGTAATCGCGATCTACGAGGCTTGCTTATAATGGAAGCATCAAACACACTGGCGAGCCTACGCTCAGTTATGTAATAATACAAATTAATCATTAATCAAAATTATTTTACTACGGAGGTTACCACCATGGCAGATCCACGCATTAATGAACTGGCAAGCCGTCTCGTCCGTTACTCGCTTAATTTGCAAAAAGGCGAAAAAGTTCTGATCGAAAATACAGGCCTGCAACCTGAACTCGTTCGTGCACTTGTGCGTGAATCATTTGCAGTTGGGGCTCTGCCTTTGGTCACCTTGAAAGACCAGGAAGTCATGCGTGCACTCTATCAAGGCACGAGCGAA
The window above is part of the Brevibacillus antibioticus genome. Proteins encoded here:
- the purL gene encoding phosphoribosylformylglycinamidine synthase subunit PurL, with amino-acid sequence MPQLTHKEPTAEQIADQKLYKEIGLTDEEYQRVVEILGRKPNWTETGLYSVMWSEHCSYKNSKPVLRRFPTKGPRVLQGPGEGAGIVDIGDNQAVVFKIESHNHPSAIEPYQGAATGVGGIIRDVFSMGARPIALLNSLRFGELKSPRVKYLFENVVAGIAGYGNCIGIPTVGGEVNFDPTYEGNPLVNAMCVGLIDHEKIQKGVASGIGNPVIYVGASTGRDGIHGATFASEELTEESEKKRPAVQVGDPFMEKLLLEACLELIDTGIVVGIQDMGAAGLTSSSSEMASKAGNGIEMNLDLVPQREAGMSAYEMMLSESQERMLVVVEKGKEAEAIAIFDKWGLASAVVGKVTEDSKLRLLHQGEVVAEVPVDSLADDAPVYHRPSAVPAYYEANANVDVLAAIQEPKDLNGTLKSLLAQPTVANKAWVYEQYDHIVRANTAVKPGSDAAVVMVRGTRKALAMSTDCNGRYVYLDPKVGGAIAVAESARNVVCSGAEPLAITDCLNFGSPEKPEVFWQFEKSCEGMSEACVALDAPVIGGNVSFYNERSGDAIYPTPTVGMVGLITDVDHITTQDFKNEGDAIILLGETFAELGGSEYQKMATGSISGRPPQIDLTKEAAVQKLILTAIRQGLVNSAHDLSEGGLVVALAESCFGKGVGAQVTLTSELRTDVLLFSESQSRILLSASREQAAAILALAGELGVPAENIGTVGGDRLVVNVNGTEAINASTQEVKAAWKDAIPCLIG
- the purQ gene encoding phosphoribosylformylglycinamidine synthase subunit PurQ, yielding MRVAVIVFPGSNADVDLFNAVEDVMGVPVDYVWHSDTDLSKYDAILLPGGFSYGDYLRCGAVARFSPVMEQVVKAAEEGKLIMGICNGFQILTEVGLLPGALLRNRSLKFRCKLSELRVENNDTSFTRDFAAGEVIQIPIAHGEGNYFCDEETLAKLKANKQIVFRYHGENPNGSLEDIAGICNERGNVLGMMPHPERAVHSWMTSDDGRRMFTSILKTWREQNSATTHA
- a CDS encoding iron-containing alcohol dehydrogenase, encoding MFPFEVSFPTKIYFGIGELERLGQEAKSIGQKALLVTGGNAAKRTGLLERAKALLQEAQVAYLVFDKIEPNPRTATVDAGATLAREHQCDFILAIGGGSVMDASKAIAAAAVSGRPIYDYMRGNPSGSGQLLVPVQEALPIMTVPTVAATGSEANHISVLTHWDTHEKSSINGPALYPKIAILDPSVTFTVPARVTAESCADIFSHLFENYLISAEGTHVQDGISETLIRLVVEHSITAIQQPDHAEARSTLLWASTLGISPFAAGGRGAGMPLHGIEHPLSGIYDMAHGRGLAILSLPYFEQVILQDRPERLARMGRHCFGVTMENEGEAARATIEAVRRWYERMGITERLSDFGVTQQSLAQMAEEAVRIGGRGIGYLPSSRKLNESDVIAIYEACL
- the purC gene encoding phosphoribosylaminoimidazolesuccinocarboxamide synthase, whose protein sequence is MEKQEQLYEGKAKRIYRTSLPDQYWVEYKDDATAFNGEKRAQITGKGELNNRITAIFFTMLKERGIDNHFVRLLSATEQVVRKVEIIPLEVVVRNIAAGSLAKRLGMEEGTVLPQPVVEFYYKDDALGDPLVNASHIKVLGVASESDQATLERMGLAVNEVLVPYLRERNITLVDFKLEFGKTADGEILLADEISPDTCRFWDSVTNEKLDKDRFRRDLGNVEEAYKEMLTRLGGDVHV
- the purF gene encoding amidophosphoribosyltransferase; its protein translation is MFDRLIWDKLNEECGVFGIYNHKEASQLTYLGLHALQHRGQESAGICASDGEKWYKHRGMGLVSEAFGKGDLEKFSGHIAIGHTRYTTAGSSKIENAQPLFFRYAQGSMAVAHNGNLVNAAVLRKELEAKGSIFQTTSDTEVIAHLIARSECKDLPGAVKDALQYIKGAYALLVMNENQLVIALDPNGLRPLSLGRLGDAITVASETCAFDIIGAQYWRDVQPGELIVIDKDGITESKYTETTQRSICTFEYIYFARPDSDIDGINVHMARKRLGKQLALESAIDADVVTGVPDSSISAAIGFAEATGIPYEIGLIKNRYVGRTFIQPSQELRERAVYLKLSAVRKVVEGKRVVMIDDSIVRGTTSNRIVRMLREAGAKEVHVRISSPPVMNSCFYGIDTSAREELIASTKSVEEIRQIIEADSLSFLSIEGMIDAIGRTDSAPNRGHCLACFNGEYPTEIEFEEALPALKC
- the purS gene encoding phosphoribosylformylglycinamidine synthase subunit PurS, which produces MFKAVVYVTLRESVLDPQGHAVKGALHTLGFDEVNNARIGKYMELELNTSDRAQAEERVREMCEKLLANTVVEDYRFDIVEG